The genomic stretch CAAAATACCTACAGCCATACTTCTTGTGGTAGTTAAGAACCAGAAACAGAGTAAACACCCCCCAAGTGAGGAGTGACTGAACACCCTATGGCACACGAATGTAAGTGAAAACTCTTACCattttgtaagaaatgatgacttgaGAAAAGCACAGGAAGACAtgagaactgatgcaaagtgaagaaagtagaaccaggaaaaaaatgacTCTGACAAAGTCAGTGATGAGAACCACCAAGACAACAATGACAGCAGCAGCAACACCAAAATGGGTCTGTGCTCCCATGGGCTATGAGAATGCTCCTCCCTCCCTGCAGAGGGGGAGGAACATGGgcatttccctttgtttttatCCTGGGCTCTGCTGGCAGGCCCTCTGGGAGAGGGCCACATACAGGGGATATAAAAAGACAGATGACTTGAGCACACAGAAGAAACCACCTCGGCCCCTGAAGGATTCGCAGACCCTGCCCCGCCCTACCCCCTTACTCACCAGGATCCAGACGTGGAGGGGGATGCTGAGAGACAGGTAGATGGCCGTCAGGATGATGGTCCCTTTGAACTTGCGGAAGAGAAGGCTAACCAGCCCAGCCTGGAACACGAAGGTGTTGAAGAACATGAGGAAAATGACGATGGTGTTGAAGAGGACGGCGGTGTCTTGGATGCTGCAGAGGCACAAACAAAAGACGGGCAGGTGGGTGGCtggcccctcctccccttcctctccccgcGCCCTGTCCCGAGGGCCACTCACATGAAGAGCACCAGCTGTACCACAGGCGCCAGGCGCAGCAGCTCCGAGAAGGTGTTCACGAAGAGGTCGTAGAGCAGCAGCACGCACTGCAGGGACAGCACCAGGCTGTAGTTGCTGGTCTGCAGCATCTTCCGTCCGAGGGGCCCGGCCTGGGGGACGCATCCCCCACGTCAAGCCTCGGGACCCCCGACACTCCTGCTGCCCGCTCTGGACCGAGGGCCTGTGGGGCCGAGACGGGGAGGGGGCGTCGGTCGGGTAGCCCCAGGAccatccccaccccatcccaccccgcGACTGAGGACGGGGCCGGGAGCCCCAACAATCGGCCGGAAGCTGTTGTGGGATGTGCGGGGGGCCGTGGCATCCCTATCGGAGCCAGATTCAAAGGacagctcctacctcccaggtgGGGAGAAACTTTGTCAGCCTTGAAATGCTACGGAaacggggcagttaggtggcgcagtggataaagcactggccctggattcaggaggacctgagttcaaatccggcctcagacacttgacatttacgtGCTGTGTGAcccagtcacttaactcccacggccccgcccccaaaaaaacccGCTACGGAAACGGCCACAGtgcagaaggagaaactgaggtccgaCGGGGGCAGCGCCcggcccaaggtcacccagccggGCCACGGGGAGCAACAACCCACCGCGCCGGCTGACCCGCCCGGCCAAACCTCGCCAGCCCCCAGGTCCggtctccccttccccacccttccctGCACAGCTGAGCCACGGCTCTCTCTCTCACCTG from Dromiciops gliroides isolate mDroGli1 chromosome 6, mDroGli1.pri, whole genome shotgun sequence encodes the following:
- the TMEM138 gene encoding transmembrane protein 138 isoform X2, with protein sequence MRPPGRAPRTEDAADQQLQPGAVPAVRAAALRPLREHLLGAAAPGACGTAGALHAGLVSLLFRKFKGTIILTAIYLSLSIPLHVWILNLRWKSSKRFIWTDGLQALFVFQRLAAVLYCYFYKRTAIRLGDPRFYQDSLWLRKEFAQVRS
- the TMEM138 gene encoding transmembrane protein 138 isoform X1, translated to MLQTSNYSLVLSLQCVLLLYDLFVNTFSELLRLAPVVQLVLFIIQDTAVLFNTIVIFLMFFNTFVFQAGLVSLLFRKFKGTIILTAIYLSLSIPLHVWILNLRWKSSKRFIWTDGLQALFVFQRLAAVLYCYFYKRTAIRLGDPRFYQDSLWLRKEFAQVRS